In Actinoplanes sp. NBC_00393, a single genomic region encodes these proteins:
- a CDS encoding MOSC domain-containing protein, with translation MTSGIVLSLNVGSAEHNPAKPVGKTGIGKQPVDYAVAVRPPGPKTTGLHSGLVGDFIGDIKHHGGDDQAVYAYAIEDYAWWATELGRDDLVPGLFGENLTTEGIDANDAVIGERWHIGADLVLQPTFGRIPCATFQHRMGERRWIKRFAEANRTGVYLRIVTPGEVRAGDRIEVTDRPAHGLTIGEAFGIYMHDSSRLARLLDAEELPDGMRDEIEKRLARSPQ, from the coding sequence ATGACCAGCGGAATCGTCCTGTCCCTCAACGTCGGGTCAGCCGAGCACAACCCGGCCAAACCGGTGGGCAAGACCGGTATCGGCAAGCAGCCGGTCGACTACGCGGTGGCCGTCCGCCCGCCCGGTCCGAAGACCACCGGCCTGCACAGCGGCCTGGTCGGCGACTTCATCGGGGACATCAAGCACCACGGCGGTGACGACCAGGCGGTGTACGCGTACGCCATCGAGGACTACGCCTGGTGGGCCACCGAGCTGGGCCGGGACGACCTGGTGCCGGGCCTGTTCGGGGAGAACCTGACCACCGAGGGCATCGACGCCAACGACGCCGTCATCGGCGAACGCTGGCACATCGGCGCCGACCTGGTCCTGCAGCCCACCTTCGGCCGCATCCCGTGCGCCACCTTCCAGCACCGGATGGGCGAGCGGCGCTGGATCAAGCGCTTCGCCGAGGCCAACCGCACCGGCGTCTACCTGCGCATCGTGACGCCGGGGGAGGTGCGCGCCGGCGATCGCATCGAGGTGACCGACCGCCCGGCGCACGGCCTCACCATCGGCGAGGCGTTCGGCATCTACATGCACGACTCGTCCCGCCTCGCCCGGCTCCTGGACGCTGAGGAACTGCCGGACGGCATGCGCGACGAGATCGAGAAGCGCCTGGCCCGCTCACCTCAGTAA